The following nucleotide sequence is from Harmonia axyridis chromosome 5, icHarAxyr1.1, whole genome shotgun sequence.
TCttaattcaaattaattgaTTTTCAGGCACCTCCAGATATAAACAGTATGGAGTGTGGAGTTACGGGGGGCTACACCAATGGTTCCAGTGCAGGTGCTGGAGGTGGTATTCTAGCAGATGTAAGATCGGAAAGATCTCCCGCTAAGACAGGACTCCACGTCAATTTCAAAGACAAGGGAGAAATCAAAGAAAGACGAGAAAAATTTCTCACTGCCAAATATGGACATCACCAAATGAGCCTTATAAGAAAACGACTCGCAGTTGAGATGTGGCTGTACGaagaactgaaaaaattgtatgaaacTTCGGTAAGTTCCATCATTTTATCAGATTTACTAATTTCTTACTGCGAAGTGAACATCTAATCAATGATTCCTAAATTACATACCTACctaattataaattaacaaCAACTAATTTCTCAGAAGTGTGTTCAAATTATGCCAGGGTTCAATAATCTAATATTAGATTAGAAATTATCAgactaaaaaattcaaatctatTACTTAATGACTAACAATTTACAATAGAATGCATTCTATTATTTTATTcacaatagagaatataatCTAATTGAAAGTTTTTGTTCGCAATGTCCACTAATGGCCAAGTAGAAATGACCA
It contains:
- the LOC123680551 gene encoding protein phosphatase 1 regulatory subunit 14B isoform X2 translates to MECGVTGGYTNGSSAGAGGGILADVRSERSPAKTGLHVNFKDKGEIKERREKFLTAKYGHHQMSLIRKRLAVEMWLYEELKKLYETSKVDDLSNDEVEVDIDELLDLESEELRRRHLQALLINAKGSQNDVKKFINDLLDKAKTL
- the LOC123680551 gene encoding protein phosphatase 1 regulatory subunit 14B isoform X1, whose protein sequence is MECGVTGGYTNGSSAGAGGGILADVRSERSPAKTGLHVNFKDKGEIKERREKFLTAKYGHHQMSLIRKRLAVEMWLYEELKKLYETSKKVDDLSNDEVEVDIDELLDLESEELRRRHLQALLINAKGSQNDVKKFINDLLDKAKTL